Proteins encoded together in one Deinococcus metalli window:
- a CDS encoding endonuclease dU has protein sequence MRALHAIGFDDAPFARTWRGDVGIYGAVYAGHTLHAVVSGRVRRDGRNSTAELTRLSAVAGDHVGLILVQGIALAGFNVVDIHALEAATGRPVLVVARRPPDLDAVRRALLDHVPGGASKWRLVQAAGEMEPCAGVWVQRAGLTLAAAGEALASLTVTGRIPEPLRAAHVIAGGVTRGSSRGQRV, from the coding sequence ATGAGGGCCCTGCATGCCATCGGCTTCGACGACGCGCCCTTCGCCCGCACGTGGCGCGGCGACGTGGGCATCTACGGCGCGGTCTACGCGGGCCATACCCTGCACGCCGTCGTGTCGGGCCGGGTGCGCCGCGACGGGCGCAACAGCACCGCTGAACTCACCCGCCTGAGTGCCGTGGCCGGCGACCACGTGGGGCTGATCCTGGTGCAGGGCATCGCGCTCGCGGGCTTCAACGTGGTGGACATCCACGCCCTGGAGGCCGCCACCGGCCGTCCGGTGCTGGTCGTGGCCCGCCGCCCGCCCGATCTGGACGCGGTGCGCCGCGCGCTGCTGGACCACGTGCCCGGCGGTGCCAGCAAGTGGCGGCTGGTGCAGGCTGCCGGAGAGATGGAGCCCTGCGCGGGCGTGTGGGTGCAGCGCGCCGGACTCACGCTGGCCGCCGCCGGGGAGGCGCTGGCGTCCCTGACGGTCACGGGCCGCATTCCGGAGCCGCTGCGCGCCGCCCACGTGATCGCCGGCGGCGTGACGCGCGGATCGAGCCGGGGACAGCGCGTGTGA
- a CDS encoding MarR family winged helix-turn-helix transcriptional regulator, translating to MLTLTPTEKQAWRGFLHAHDTLWKGLDAELGKDDLNLPAYELLTTLQEAGLSGMRMTELARSLRFSGGGLTRLADKVQRQGLIGRRRCAEDGRGWEVYLTSIGEEKLRRIHARHLREVRRRFLDKLTPQETELLAGLWTRFEEDTP from the coding sequence ATGCTGACCCTCACCCCCACCGAAAAGCAGGCCTGGCGCGGCTTCCTGCACGCGCACGACACCCTGTGGAAGGGCCTGGACGCCGAACTCGGCAAGGACGACCTGAACCTCCCCGCCTACGAACTCCTGACCACCCTCCAGGAAGCCGGCCTGAGCGGCATGCGCATGACCGAACTGGCGCGCTCGCTGCGCTTTTCCGGCGGCGGCCTGACGCGGCTGGCCGACAAGGTGCAGCGCCAGGGCCTGATCGGCCGCCGCCGCTGCGCCGAGGACGGCCGCGGGTGGGAGGTCTACCTGACCTCCATCGGCGAGGAGAAGCTGCGGCGCATCCATGCCCGGCACCTGCGCGAGGTGCGCCGCCGCTTTCTCGACAAGCTGACCCCGCAGGAAACTGAACTGCTCGCCGGGCTCTGGACCCGCTTCGAGGAGGACACGCCATGA